A window of Brevinema andersonii genomic DNA:
GCTTGTCGTAAAGTTTTTTGCCTTTACATAATCCGATAGACAATTTCGCTAATCGTCCTTTGATATACATTGAAAGGGGAATGATGGTTAGTCCACCTTGTGCGGAATGTTGTTCCAGTTTGATAATTTCTTTTTTGTGCATCAAGAGAGTGCGTTCCCGTAAAGGATTATGATTATTTAAGTTGCCGAATTTATATATGCTAATATTCATACCGAGAATTTTAGCGGAACCGTTTCGGACTAAAACATAACTTTCCTTTAGATTGACTCTGCCTTCACGTACCGATTTTATTTCAGTTCCTTTGAGGA
This region includes:
- the smpB gene encoding SsrA-binding protein SmpB, which gives rise to MKKNQLFDDIKIISNNKKAYHDYEVLEKYEAGIVLKGTEIKSVREGRVNLKESYVLVRNGSAKILGMNISIYKFGNLNNHNPLRERTLLMHKKEIIKLEQHSAQGGLTIIPLSMYIKGRLAKLSIGLCKGKKLYDKREKLKATTVNREIQRALKNARH